In Dyadobacter sp. NIV53, a single window of DNA contains:
- a CDS encoding histidine phosphatase family protein: protein MKRKSIYLIRHGETDFNRRGVVQGSGVNSPLNEWGEAQATAFYNAYQHVPFDKIYTSNLLRTHQTVRGFIKQGIPHESYEGLNEISWGIREGREPNVGDNTYYKELVTAWRNGDIDCAAEGGESPVQVRARQIPVIETILSRPHERNILVAMHGRAMRVLLTVLFNEPLLRMDDYEHSNLCLYKINYSYDTQKFELELSNDITHLLSLEIPQTL from the coding sequence TTGAAAAGAAAGTCTATCTATCTTATTCGTCACGGCGAAACTGATTTTAATCGAAGAGGAGTAGTTCAGGGAAGTGGTGTAAATTCTCCTCTTAATGAATGGGGTGAGGCTCAGGCCACTGCTTTTTACAATGCTTATCAGCATGTTCCTTTTGATAAAATTTATACCTCCAATTTACTGCGAACACACCAAACAGTTCGCGGGTTCATCAAACAGGGAATTCCGCATGAGAGTTATGAGGGCCTGAATGAGATTTCGTGGGGGATAAGAGAAGGCAGAGAGCCAAATGTTGGTGACAACACCTATTATAAAGAACTTGTAACCGCGTGGAGAAATGGTGATATAGACTGTGCAGCAGAAGGAGGGGAAAGTCCGGTACAGGTTCGTGCACGGCAAATTCCTGTCATTGAAACGATTTTGTCCCGTCCACACGAACGTAATATCCTTGTTGCTATGCATGGCCGTGCAATGCGTGTGTTGTTAACTGTATTATTTAATGAGCCCCTGCTCAGAATGGATGATTACGAGCACAGTAATTTATGTTTGTATAAAATCAATTATTCCTACGATACCCAGAAATTTGAGCTGGAACTTTCAAACGATATAACCCATCTTCTCTCACTGGAAATTCCTCAAACATTGTAA
- a CDS encoding DUF3298 and DUF4163 domain-containing protein — protein MRLSGYFTLLALFAITLSCNPASKKEVAETVPGLNNGKQNKEKFGYCDSVSNSGVSVRVNLWMPSDSGEVTKEISAQLDKKVIERINSYADSASVASNPEARNSVKAAYEVFAKNYAAFKKEFPDAPGCWEVEVKGDTIMVTPKVFLYQIDHYSFTGGAHPNSFKSLHIFDGKTGAEMEMKTFVSDTAALLKKVEAAFRKTEKLTSDKDLEEEGYFLSNHRFFLPANYSFTRNGILFYYNPYEIAPYVKGVIQFTIPYAELNGMVKKELVF, from the coding sequence ATGCGTCTATCCGGATATTTTACTTTACTGGCACTTTTTGCAATCACATTATCCTGTAATCCTGCTTCCAAAAAGGAAGTTGCTGAAACAGTACCTGGCCTGAATAATGGCAAACAAAACAAGGAAAAGTTTGGCTATTGTGATTCAGTTAGCAACAGTGGAGTTTCTGTACGGGTAAATTTATGGATGCCGTCTGATTCCGGTGAAGTCACAAAAGAGATAAGTGCTCAGCTTGATAAAAAGGTTATTGAAAGAATTAATTCATACGCCGATTCTGCAAGTGTTGCTTCCAATCCGGAAGCCAGAAATAGCGTAAAAGCGGCGTATGAAGTTTTTGCGAAAAATTATGCAGCTTTTAAAAAGGAATTTCCTGATGCTCCGGGTTGCTGGGAAGTTGAGGTGAAAGGGGATACAATTATGGTAACTCCAAAGGTTTTTTTATATCAGATAGATCATTATTCCTTTACAGGTGGTGCACATCCCAACAGTTTCAAATCGCTGCATATATTTGATGGAAAAACGGGTGCTGAAATGGAGATGAAAACTTTTGTTTCTGATACAGCTGCACTATTGAAGAAAGTAGAGGCGGCTTTCAGGAAAACCGAAAAATTAACCTCAGATAAGGATCTCGAAGAAGAAGGATATTTTTTATCAAACCACCGGTTTTTTCTGCCTGCAAATTACAGCTTCACCCGTAATGGTATCCTATTCTATTATAATCCTTACGAAATAGCTCCGTATGTAAAGGGCGTGATCCAATTTACTATTCCCTATGCGGAGTTGAACGGAATGGTTAAGAAGGAGCTGGTTTTTTGA
- a CDS encoding LytTR family DNA-binding domain-containing protein produces the protein MRTLIVDDERLARNELKRLLEPYTKIEIVGEAANADEALIMIEELQPELLFLDIQMPGRNGFELLAAIEGKSPEVIFTTAYDEYAIKAFEFNALDYLLKPIDNERLKDTIHRIEENQALPDVHPSTQERAEKILGETDQVFVKDGEKCWFVKLGKIRLFESMGNYVRLHFDDQKPLVLKSLNNLEERLDPNTYFRANRKHIINLHWIEKIEPWFSGGLLVTLQGGDKIEISRRQAIRFKELMSL, from the coding sequence ATGAGAACATTAATAGTAGATGATGAACGCCTTGCGCGTAATGAACTGAAAAGATTACTGGAACCTTATACGAAAATTGAGATAGTCGGGGAAGCTGCCAATGCCGATGAAGCGCTGATCATGATAGAAGAATTGCAGCCGGAGTTGCTATTTCTTGATATTCAGATGCCAGGCAGAAATGGGTTCGAGCTGTTAGCCGCTATTGAGGGCAAAAGCCCGGAAGTAATTTTTACAACGGCTTATGATGAGTATGCGATTAAAGCTTTTGAGTTTAATGCGCTCGATTATCTTTTAAAACCAATTGATAATGAGCGTTTAAAAGATACGATACATCGTATTGAAGAAAATCAGGCATTGCCGGACGTTCACCCTTCCACACAGGAAAGAGCAGAAAAAATATTGGGAGAAACGGACCAGGTTTTTGTAAAAGACGGGGAAAAATGCTGGTTTGTAAAATTGGGTAAAATTCGTTTGTTCGAATCAATGGGAAATTATGTGCGCCTGCACTTTGATGACCAGAAACCGCTTGTTTTAAAATCGCTGAATAATCTGGAAGAACGCCTTGATCCGAATACGTATTTCAGGGCTAACCGTAAACACATTATTAATTTGCACTGGATTGAAAAGATTGAGCCCTGGTTTAGCGGAGGATTACTTGTAACATTGCAGGGAGGCGATAAAATTGAAATTTCCCGTCGCCAGGCAATACGTTTCAAAGAGCTGATGAGTCTATAA
- the radC gene encoding RadC family protein, protein MSENDYYNPRKILTWAEEDRPREKLLLKGKSALSDAELIAILIGSGTVKLSAVDVAKGIMNGASNNINDLAKLSLKDLMKNKGVGEAKAITIIAALELGRRRKDTIVEKRRKIMGSQDVYNEMRPHLLDLRHEEFWIILLNRANEVIRPFQISIGGVTGTVADTKMIFKMAIENLASSLILVHNHPSGQLVPSKADRDLTRNIVEAGHILDIPVLDHMIFTDNGFYSFIDSGDM, encoded by the coding sequence ATGTCAGAAAACGATTACTACAATCCAAGAAAAATCCTAACCTGGGCGGAAGAAGACCGTCCCCGCGAAAAACTTTTACTGAAAGGAAAATCAGCTTTATCCGATGCTGAACTTATTGCCATTCTGATTGGCTCAGGAACGGTTAAACTTTCTGCGGTCGATGTAGCCAAAGGTATTATGAATGGTGCATCCAATAATATCAATGACCTTGCAAAACTGAGCCTGAAAGATCTGATGAAAAACAAAGGTGTCGGAGAAGCTAAAGCCATCACAATAATAGCAGCGCTGGAACTAGGCCGCAGGCGAAAAGATACTATTGTCGAAAAACGGCGAAAAATTATGGGATCGCAGGATGTCTACAACGAAATGCGGCCTCATCTACTGGATCTCCGCCATGAAGAATTCTGGATTATTTTATTAAACAGGGCAAATGAAGTTATTCGGCCATTCCAAATCAGTATTGGCGGCGTGACAGGTACAGTAGCTGATACCAAAATGATCTTCAAAATGGCTATTGAGAATCTGGCAAGTTCCCTGATATTGGTTCACAACCATCCATCAGGTCAATTAGTACCCAGCAAAGCGGACAGAGATCTTACACGGAATATCGTTGAAGCCGGACATATTCTGGATATCCCTGTATTGGATCACATGATTTTCACGGATAATGGGTTTTATAGTTTTATTGATTCCGGGGATATGTAA
- a CDS encoding sensor histidine kinase, whose protein sequence is MSKRRIYWLLQIIGWTLLIMFEYVPYALEFGFDLGTFYTAIANILLGIGLTHAYRLVIRKWNWSSLPLPRLALRVLYSVLFLGLVMTLVNQPLDRKVLAENLLNQPLIFWGYYSTWCKNLLAWILSYTVYHYVEQTRLAGYEKIMLRMSMREAESKVLRSQLNPHFTFNALNSIRALVFEDPAKAQISITQLSNILRNSLLADRRKTVDLQEELKTVVDYLELEKVRYEDRLNYSIATNPQAVYWQVPPMMLQTLVENGIKHGVSKEMGGGFVNITSEIEDDILFVTIRNSGNLESTESTNSESGGVGLKNTAERLSILYGKGASFRIFQETERTVCSEVRIPTLSDNAIMIGEND, encoded by the coding sequence ATGTCCAAAAGACGCATTTATTGGCTCTTACAAATTATTGGATGGACCTTGCTCATAATGTTCGAGTACGTTCCATACGCACTCGAATTTGGCTTTGATCTCGGTACTTTTTATACGGCTATCGCCAATATCCTGCTTGGAATTGGTTTAACCCATGCTTACCGGCTGGTAATAAGGAAATGGAACTGGTCGTCGCTTCCTCTTCCGCGGCTTGCATTGCGGGTATTGTATTCTGTGTTATTTTTAGGACTGGTCATGACTCTGGTCAATCAGCCTCTGGATCGTAAAGTACTTGCAGAAAATCTCTTAAATCAACCACTTATATTTTGGGGTTATTATTCTACCTGGTGTAAAAATCTTCTGGCCTGGATATTGTCTTATACGGTTTATCATTATGTTGAGCAAACTCGACTGGCTGGTTATGAGAAAATTATGTTAAGGATGTCTATGCGTGAAGCAGAATCAAAAGTGCTTCGTTCTCAGCTCAATCCGCATTTTACATTTAATGCATTAAACAGCATCCGCGCATTGGTTTTTGAAGATCCTGCAAAAGCGCAGATCAGTATTACGCAATTATCCAATATTTTACGAAATTCACTTTTAGCCGACCGCCGAAAAACAGTTGATTTACAGGAAGAACTAAAAACTGTTGTGGATTATCTCGAACTTGAAAAAGTACGTTACGAAGACCGCCTGAATTACTCCATCGCTACGAATCCCCAGGCAGTCTATTGGCAGGTACCACCTATGATGTTGCAAACACTAGTTGAAAATGGAATCAAACATGGCGTTTCAAAAGAAATGGGAGGCGGATTTGTTAATATTACTTCGGAAATTGAGGATGATATTTTGTTCGTTACCATTCGTAATTCGGGGAATCTGGAATCGACGGAATCAACCAATTCGGAATCAGGTGGAGTAGGGTTGAAAAATACAGCGGAACGGCTTTCTATATTATATGGTAAAGGAGCATCATTCCGGATCTTTCAGGAAACAGAAAGAACTGTATGTTCGGAGGTCAGGATACCGACACTTTCTGACAATGCGATTATGATTGGAGAAAATGACTAA